A region of Nerophis lumbriciformis linkage group LG26, RoL_Nlum_v2.1, whole genome shotgun sequence DNA encodes the following proteins:
- the LOC133624001 gene encoding uncharacterized protein isoform X3 has translation MCERTIAEYKEELSRTKKENKRLRQLLDAVFKKPQVVLHRTDVCEKYRPPEQQEGSSSMEQKRSQHFHVKEEEPQPPHFKDEEKERLSHDFIEEDKRHLISVKSEDDEVKGESEQKWSFRMRTEEPQPSHIKKEEKYPLIPHFKKEAEDPLTPHFKEDAVDPLTPHIKEEEEEHSISQQGEHLEGLEEVDVTKMPVTGVPVKSEGDEVKGESEEKREAEPPSSSSTQHMTTEADGDHCGGSQADKLLAPLSDSEDTTSHSPDTDDEDSKDDKTCHTDNTHVTCSICDKTFKSSNLKRHMRTHTGEKPFSCSECGKSFVTNTHLKIHMTTHTGEKPFSCSECGKSFATNQRLKIHTRTHTGEKPFSCSECGKSFVTNQSLKIHMSTHTGEKPFSCSECGKSFALSRNLREHMRIHTGEKPFSCSVCNKYFTLRPNLKEHMRIHTGDKPFSCSECGKSFVKNVSLKVHMRTHTGEKPFSCSECGKSFVKNVLKEHMRIHTGEKPFSCSVCNKYFTLRPNLKAHMRTHTGDKPFSCSECGKSFVRNVSLKVHMRTHTGEKVLSCSVCGERFSYKYQCKKHKCAGENSSSK, from the coding sequence acgtctgtgaaaaaTATCGTCCACCTGAGCAGCAGGAGGGGTCCTCCAGTATGGAGCAGAAGAGGTCACAGCACTTCCACGTGAAAgaagaggagccacagcccccccactttaaagatgaagaaaaagaGCGGCTGTCCCACGACTTCATAGAGGAAGACAAGAGACACCTCATcagtgtgaagagtgaagatgatgaggtcaaaggtgagagtgaacagaagtggagcttcaggatgcggacggaggagccacagccctcccacattaaGAAAGAAGAGAAATACCCACTGATCCCCCATTTTAAAAAGGAAGCAGAGGACCCACTGacaccccattttaaagaggatgcggtggatccactgacccctcacattaaagaggaagaggaggaacacagcatcagtcagcagggagagcatcttgaaggactggaggaggttgatgtcaccaagatgccagtgactggtgtccctgtgaagagtgaaggtgatgaggtcaaaggtgagagtgaggagaagagagaggcggagcctccaagcagcagctcaactcaacacatgacaacagaagctgatggagaccactgtggaggatcacaagcagacaagctcttagctccactatcagatagtgaggacacaacgtcacactctcctgacactgatgatgaagactctaaagatgataagacatgtcacactgacaacacacacgtcACATGTTCTatctgtgacaaaacttttaaatctagtaatttgaaaagacacatgagaacacacactggagaaaaacctttttcctgctcagaatgtggaaaaagttttgtaacaaatacacatttgaaaatacacatgacaacacacactggtgaaaaacccttttcctgctcagaatgtggtaaaagttttgcaaCAAATCAAAGGTTAAAAatacacacaagaacacacactggtgaaaaacctttttcctgctcagaatgtggtaaaagttttgtaacaaatcaaagtttaaaaatacacatgagtacacacactggtgaaaaacccttttcctgctcagaatgtggtaaaagttttgcacTAAGTCGCAATTTAAgagaacacatgagaatacacactggagaaaaacctttttcgtgTTCAGTCTGCAATAAATATTTTACTCTCAGGCCCAATttaaaagaacacatgagaatacacactggagacaaacctttttcctgctcagaatgtggtaaaagttttgtaaaaaatgtaagtttaaaagtacacatgagaacacacactggagaaaaacctttttcctgctcagaatgtggtaaaagttttgtaaaaaatgtgttaaaagaacacatgagaatacacactggagaaaaacctttttcgtgTTCAGTCTGCAATAAATATTTTACTCTCAGGcccaatttaaaagcacacatgagaacacacactggagacaaacctttttcctgctcagaatgtggtaaaagttttgtaagAAATGTaagtttaaaagtacacatgagaacacacacaggagagaaagtgttgagttgcagtgtgtgtggtgaaagattctcctataagtaccagtgtaagaaacacaagtgtgctggtgagaacagcagcagcaaatga
- the LOC133624001 gene encoding uncharacterized protein isoform X2, producing the protein MCERTMAEYKEELSRTKEENKRLGQLLDAVFKKPQVVLHGTDVCEKYRPPEQQEGSSSMEQKRSQHFHVKEEEPQPPHFKDEEKERLSHDFIEEDKRHLISVKSEDDEVKGESEQKWSFRMRTEEPQPSHIKKEEKYPLIPHFKKEAEDPLTPHFKEDAVDPLTPHIKEEEEEHSISQQGEHLEGLEEVDVTKMPVTGVPVKSEGDEVKGESEEKREAEPPSSSSTQHMTTEADGDHCGGSQADKLLAPLSDSEDTTSHSPDTDDEDSKDDKTCHTDNTHVTCSICDKTFKSSNLKRHMRTHTGEKPFSCSECGKSFVTNTHLKIHMTTHTGEKPFSCSECGKSFATNQRLKIHTRTHTGEKPFSCSECGKSFVTNQSLKIHMSTHTGEKPFSCSECGKSFALSRNLREHMRIHTGEKPFSCSVCNKYFTLRPNLKEHMRIHTGDKPFSCSECGKSFVKNVSLKVHMRTHTGEKPFSCSECGKSFVKNVLKEHMRIHTGEKPFSCSVCNKYFTLRPNLKAHMRTHTGDKPFSCSECGKSFVRNVSLKVHMRTHTGEKVLSCSVCGERFSYKYQCKKHKCAGENSSSK; encoded by the exons atgtgcgaaagaacgatggcagagtacaaagaagaactttCTCGAACAAAAGAAGAGAATAAGAGACTaggtcaactactggacgctgttttcaagaaacctcaagttgtgttacacggaacag acgtctgtgaaaaaTATCGTCCACCTGAGCAGCAGGAGGGGTCCTCCAGTATGGAGCAGAAGAGGTCACAGCACTTCCACGTGAAAgaagaggagccacagcccccccactttaaagatgaagaaaaagaGCGGCTGTCCCACGACTTCATAGAGGAAGACAAGAGACACCTCATcagtgtgaagagtgaagatgatgaggtcaaaggtgagagtgaacagaagtggagcttcaggatgcggacggaggagccacagccctcccacattaaGAAAGAAGAGAAATACCCACTGATCCCCCATTTTAAAAAGGAAGCAGAGGACCCACTGacaccccattttaaagaggatgcggtggatccactgacccctcacattaaagaggaagaggaggaacacagcatcagtcagcagggagagcatcttgaaggactggaggaggttgatgtcaccaagatgccagtgactggtgtccctgtgaagagtgaaggtgatgaggtcaaaggtgagagtgaggagaagagagaggcggagcctccaagcagcagctcaactcaacacatgacaacagaagctgatggagaccactgtggaggatcacaagcagacaagctcttagctccactatcagatagtgaggacacaacgtcacactctcctgacactgatgatgaagactctaaagatgataagacatgtcacactgacaacacacacgtcACATGTTCTatctgtgacaaaacttttaaatctagtaatttgaaaagacacatgagaacacacactggagaaaaacctttttcctgctcagaatgtggaaaaagttttgtaacaaatacacatttgaaaatacacatgacaacacacactggtgaaaaacccttttcctgctcagaatgtggtaaaagttttgcaaCAAATCAAAGGTTAAAAatacacacaagaacacacactggtgaaaaacctttttcctgctcagaatgtggtaaaagttttgtaacaaatcaaagtttaaaaatacacatgagtacacacactggtgaaaaacccttttcctgctcagaatgtggtaaaagttttgcacTAAGTCGCAATTTAAgagaacacatgagaatacacactggagaaaaacctttttcgtgTTCAGTCTGCAATAAATATTTTACTCTCAGGCCCAATttaaaagaacacatgagaatacacactggagacaaacctttttcctgctcagaatgtggtaaaagttttgtaaaaaatgtaagtttaaaagtacacatgagaacacacactggagaaaaacctttttcctgctcagaatgtggtaaaagttttgtaaaaaatgtgttaaaagaacacatgagaatacacactggagaaaaacctttttcgtgTTCAGTCTGCAATAAATATTTTACTCTCAGGcccaatttaaaagcacacatgagaacacacactggagacaaacctttttcctgctcagaatgtggtaaaagttttgtaagAAATGTaagtttaaaagtacacatgagaacacacacaggagagaaagtgttgagttgcagtgtgtgtggtgaaagattctcctataagtaccagtgtaagaaacacaagtgtgctggtgagaacagcagcagcaaatga